One stretch of Chryseobacterium sp. LJ668 DNA includes these proteins:
- a CDS encoding 3-oxoacyl-ACP synthase III family protein translates to MTSKIIGVGSYLPSEIIPNPFFQDHRFFDEKGNKLMQDNATTAKKLTEITGITERRYASNALVASDLGFFAAQKAIKNAQVDPETIDYIICAQNFGDVPYGKNQSDAVPSLASRIKHHLKIKNNYCVAYDVLFGCPGWIEGMIQAHTFIKAGIAKKCLVIGTETLSRVCDAHDRDSMIFSDGAGAVIIQETHDDYGIKAHLSASFTLNEMDYLGFGRSYNIEDQSGTKYIKMRGRKIYEFALSNVPQAMKKCLDNSGYKINELSKILIHQANEKMDEEIVKRFYKLYNTEVPENIMPMIISKLGNSSVATVPTLLSMILNNELPKHHIKKDDIILFASVGAGMNINAIVYKF, encoded by the coding sequence ATGACAAGTAAAATTATTGGTGTGGGAAGTTACTTACCTTCAGAAATTATACCCAATCCATTTTTCCAGGATCACAGGTTCTTTGATGAGAAAGGAAATAAATTAATGCAGGATAATGCTACAACTGCAAAAAAACTTACAGAAATCACTGGGATTACAGAAAGAAGATATGCATCAAATGCATTAGTTGCATCCGACTTGGGTTTTTTCGCAGCTCAGAAAGCTATAAAAAATGCGCAAGTCGACCCAGAAACAATAGATTACATTATTTGTGCTCAAAATTTTGGAGATGTTCCTTATGGAAAAAATCAATCTGATGCAGTTCCGAGTTTAGCCTCAAGAATTAAGCATCACCTAAAAATTAAAAATAATTACTGCGTTGCCTATGATGTTTTATTCGGATGTCCCGGCTGGATCGAAGGGATGATCCAAGCCCATACTTTTATCAAAGCGGGGATAGCAAAAAAGTGCCTTGTCATAGGTACAGAAACATTATCAAGAGTTTGTGATGCACATGACCGGGATAGTATGATTTTTTCAGATGGTGCAGGGGCTGTAATAATTCAGGAAACTCATGATGATTACGGCATCAAGGCACATTTGTCAGCTTCTTTCACATTAAATGAAATGGATTACCTCGGTTTCGGAAGATCATACAATATCGAAGATCAATCAGGAACAAAGTACATTAAAATGAGAGGAAGAAAGATCTATGAATTTGCACTCTCAAATGTTCCTCAAGCGATGAAAAAATGTCTTGATAACAGCGGTTACAAAATTAATGAATTGAGTAAAATATTAATTCATCAGGCTAATGAAAAAATGGATGAAGAAATTGTAAAACGATTTTACAAATTATATAATACGGAAGTACCGGAAAACATTATGCCGATGATCATTAGTAAATTAGGAAACAGCAGCGTCGCAACAGTGCCAACGTTACTGTCAATGATTTTAAATAATGAGCTGCCAAAGCATCATATTAAGAAAGATGATATCATATTATTTGCGTCCGTTGGTGCAGGAATGAACATTAATGCAATCGTATATAAATTTTAG
- a CDS encoding response regulator, with protein MKKKIVLIQDNETILNIMDEVLTEEGYDVTPSLTAVSIKEIDKIDPDVVIVDDYIKGKKKGSEVIEELKSDPETEDLSAVLTSTSPDLPKKAKECKADDFIEKPFDINNMIEVVKKNS; from the coding sequence ATGAAGAAGAAAATTGTTCTTATTCAGGATAATGAAACAATTCTGAATATAATGGATGAGGTTTTGACGGAGGAAGGTTACGATGTTACTCCATCTTTAACTGCAGTGTCAATTAAAGAAATTGACAAGATTGATCCTGACGTTGTCATTGTAGATGATTATATCAAAGGAAAAAAGAAAGGATCAGAAGTAATCGAAGAATTAAAATCTGATCCTGAAACAGAAGATCTATCAGCAGTCTTGACCTCCACATCTCCCGATTTACCCAAAAAGGCAAAAGAATGCAAAGCTGATGACTTTATAGAAAAACCATTTGATATCAACAATATGATAGAAGTGGTTAAAAAAAATTCTTAG
- a CDS encoding Crp/Fnr family transcriptional regulator translates to MVDAKEILKEHILKYASLTNEQFEYVFSHFNIIKLKKGRSLISEGDFVDQEYFVVDGCLKAFYLNDNMKMFILQFAMPNWWVTDFDALYSKNRATINVDCVANASILSISNEDREKICKEIHEVEHFFRWRTNKGYVAAQKRLLSFMNNDAKFRYEELLALYPQLYNLVPKHLIAAYLGVTRETLSRLRD, encoded by the coding sequence ATGGTTGATGCCAAAGAAATATTAAAAGAACACATCTTAAAATATGCTTCTCTTACTAATGAGCAGTTTGAATATGTCTTTTCTCATTTTAATATAATCAAATTAAAGAAGGGACGAAGCCTGATATCAGAAGGAGATTTTGTTGATCAAGAGTATTTCGTTGTTGATGGTTGTCTGAAAGCATTTTACCTTAATGACAATATGAAAATGTTTATCCTGCAGTTTGCAATGCCGAATTGGTGGGTAACAGATTTTGACGCGCTTTACAGCAAAAACAGAGCAACCATTAACGTTGACTGTGTTGCTAATGCAAGTATTTTATCAATTTCAAATGAGGATAGAGAAAAAATCTGCAAAGAAATTCATGAAGTCGAGCATTTTTTCAGGTGGCGAACGAATAAAGGCTATGTTGCTGCTCAAAAACGCCTTCTTTCCTTTATGAATAATGATGCAAAATTCAGGTATGAAGAACTTTTAGCATTATACCCTCAATTGTACAATCTAGTTCCTAAACATCTGATTGCAGCGTATTTGGGAGTTACGCGAGAGACTTTAAGCAGACTTCGTGATTAG
- a CDS encoding DNA polymerase III subunit alpha produces MFLNCHSYHSLRYGTISIDDLVQQALDINIKTLALTDINTVTGIYDFYKLCQENNIKPIVGVDIRVENELYYICLAKNAAGIAEVNRLLTDHNCDHVEIPKANPSFENNFVIYPLHNIPDRLSEHEFIGIRQEELNLLVRSELKKMIDKMVILHPVTFNTTEEYELHRILRAIDGNTLISKLSENDYCKETETFVDKKFLLGKYQYYPEIIENTKNIVNECSFEFDFSTPKNKKHFTDSRENDFKLLKQLAYEGLIKRYPEGNTDAKTRVDKELGVIEQLNFCGYFLITWDIIQYSNRMGFMHVGRGSGANSIVSYCIGITDICPLELDLYFERFLNLNRKTPPDFDIDWSWQTRDTILEYIFKKYGRDHVAFCGTNVEFKYKSIFREVGKAFGLPKEELDILAGKPMDQHDNNSVFRSVHQYGKMLEKYPNQRSMHSCGILISEEPITNYSALEMPPKGFPIVQFDMYTAETIGLEKFDILSQRGLGTIKDTVDLIKEKKGITVDIKDTTISKNEAKCNEFLSIGKTIGCFYIESPAMRGLLRRLKCENYKVLVAASSIIRPGVAQSGMMREYIFRHNNPTKFEYFHDVFKKELGETYGIMVYQEDVIKIALHFGGLSAPDGDVLRRAMSGKGRSLSALQKVKDHFFESCRELGHPEQLSKEVYRQIESFAGYSFCKAHSASYAVESYQSLYLKVYHPIEFMVCAINNGGGFYRTEVYVHEAKMSGAKINNPCVNLSEFQATVYGTDVYLGLMLIENLEGRLAQLIPEERRNNGVYTSLENFVKRIPIGIETLQILIFIGALRFTGKQKHELLIEARFLMSGNKPDNRQLTLIEEPQKEYQLPKIERNPFEDAFDEIEILGFPVSFSPFDLLQTKYRGTVMSRDLIIHHKQQVKMLAYLISRKHVPTKRGAMFFGTWIDAEGEYFDTAHFPNCLEQYPFQGGGCYLLLGTVEVDFHFPTITIHKMAKMPFIPDPRYSMDQSKSLETARTLKEDVSMTQRQPYPQEQEINLPRHKMEL; encoded by the coding sequence ATGTTTCTCAATTGTCATTCCTATCACAGCCTTCGGTATGGAACTATTTCCATTGATGATCTGGTTCAGCAGGCTCTTGATATTAATATTAAAACATTAGCGCTGACAGACATTAATACCGTTACAGGAATTTATGATTTTTACAAGCTTTGTCAAGAGAATAACATCAAGCCGATTGTGGGTGTTGACATACGGGTTGAAAATGAATTGTATTACATCTGTCTGGCTAAAAATGCTGCAGGTATTGCGGAAGTTAACCGGCTTTTGACGGATCACAATTGCGATCATGTAGAAATACCTAAAGCAAATCCATCTTTTGAAAACAATTTTGTTATTTATCCTTTACATAATATTCCTGATAGATTATCTGAGCATGAGTTTATTGGGATAAGGCAAGAGGAATTGAATCTTCTGGTAAGATCTGAACTGAAAAAGATGATCGACAAAATGGTTATTTTGCATCCAGTTACATTCAATACTACTGAAGAATATGAGCTGCATAGAATTTTAAGAGCCATTGACGGAAATACTTTGATCAGCAAACTTTCCGAAAATGATTATTGTAAAGAAACAGAAACTTTTGTTGACAAGAAGTTTCTTTTAGGTAAATATCAATATTATCCGGAGATCATTGAGAATACAAAAAATATCGTCAACGAATGCAGTTTTGAATTTGATTTTTCGACTCCTAAAAATAAAAAGCATTTTACCGATAGCCGGGAAAATGATTTTAAGTTGTTAAAACAGTTAGCTTATGAAGGTCTTATCAAAAGATATCCTGAGGGTAATACAGATGCTAAAACGAGAGTTGATAAAGAGTTAGGCGTTATTGAGCAGCTTAACTTCTGTGGATATTTTTTAATTACCTGGGATATTATTCAGTACAGCAACCGGATGGGATTTATGCATGTGGGGCGTGGGAGTGGTGCCAACTCTATTGTCAGCTACTGTATAGGGATTACAGATATATGCCCTTTGGAACTGGATCTTTATTTTGAACGGTTTCTGAATCTTAACCGGAAAACACCTCCGGACTTTGACATCGACTGGAGCTGGCAGACCAGAGACACGATCTTGGAATATATTTTCAAAAAATACGGTAGGGATCACGTCGCTTTTTGTGGGACCAATGTGGAGTTTAAATACAAATCCATTTTTCGGGAGGTCGGTAAAGCATTTGGGCTTCCCAAAGAGGAGTTGGATATTCTGGCTGGCAAACCGATGGATCAGCATGATAATAATTCGGTGTTCAGGTCAGTACATCAGTATGGAAAAATGCTGGAAAAATATCCCAATCAAAGAAGTATGCATTCCTGCGGTATCCTGATCTCTGAAGAACCGATCACCAATTATTCTGCATTGGAAATGCCACCCAAAGGATTTCCAATTGTGCAGTTTGACATGTACACTGCGGAAACAATCGGCTTGGAAAAATTCGACATTCTTTCACAAAGAGGCTTGGGAACGATCAAGGATACCGTTGATCTGATAAAAGAAAAGAAAGGGATCACCGTCGATATAAAGGATACTACCATATCAAAAAATGAAGCTAAATGCAATGAATTCCTTAGCATTGGTAAAACAATAGGATGCTTTTATATTGAGAGTCCTGCAATGCGCGGACTTTTGCGTAGACTGAAATGTGAGAATTACAAGGTATTGGTTGCTGCCTCGTCTATTATCCGGCCTGGTGTCGCCCAGAGCGGTATGATGCGGGAATATATTTTCAGGCATAATAATCCGACAAAATTCGAATATTTTCACGATGTCTTTAAAAAAGAACTTGGTGAAACTTATGGAATAATGGTCTATCAGGAGGACGTGATCAAAATTGCCTTGCATTTCGGCGGTCTGTCTGCCCCCGATGGGGACGTCCTTAGAAGAGCAATGAGCGGAAAAGGACGCTCTTTATCAGCACTACAAAAAGTAAAGGATCATTTCTTTGAATCTTGCAGGGAATTGGGTCATCCTGAACAGCTTTCAAAAGAAGTTTACAGGCAAATCGAATCGTTTGCCGGTTACTCATTCTGTAAAGCACACTCGGCTTCCTATGCAGTGGAAAGCTATCAAAGCCTTTATCTCAAGGTCTACCACCCCATTGAATTTATGGTCTGTGCAATCAATAATGGTGGTGGATTTTACAGGACCGAGGTCTATGTTCACGAAGCTAAAATGTCAGGCGCAAAAATCAATAATCCATGTGTCAATCTAAGCGAGTTTCAGGCTACAGTTTATGGAACAGATGTTTATTTAGGTTTGATGTTGATTGAGAATTTAGAAGGAAGATTAGCACAGTTGATCCCAGAAGAAAGAAGAAATAATGGTGTTTACACTTCTTTGGAAAACTTTGTTAAAAGGATTCCAATCGGTATAGAAACCTTACAGATATTGATTTTTATTGGCGCATTAAGGTTTACCGGTAAACAAAAGCACGAATTGTTGATCGAGGCGAGATTTCTGATGTCAGGAAATAAACCCGACAATAGACAGCTTACTCTTATTGAGGAGCCACAGAAAGAATATCAGCTTCCTAAAATAGAAAGAAATCCTTTTGAAGACGCTTTTGACGAGATTGAGATCTTGGGATTTCCTGTGTCTTTCAGTCCTTTCGATCTGTTACAGACCAAATATCGTGGAACGGTAATGTCTAGAGATCTCATTATACATCATAAACAACAAGTGAAAATGTTAGCTTATTTGATTTCCAGAAAACACGTGCCCACTAAAAGAGGAGCTATGTTTTTTGGTACGTGGATCGATGCGGAGGGCGAATATTTTGATACCGCTCATTTTCCCAATTGTTTAGAACAATATCCTTTTCAAGGCGGCGGCTGTTATCTTTTGTTGGGAACAGTCGAAGTTGATTTTCACTTCCCAACAATAACCATTCATAAAATGGCCAAGATGCCCTTCATACCAGACCCCAGATACTCAATGGATCAATCAAAATCATTAGAGACAGCAAGAACATTGAAGGAGGATGTCAGTATGACGCAGAGACAACCTTATCCACAGGAACAAGAGATTAATTTACCAAGGCACAAAATGGAGTTATGA
- a CDS encoding tautomerase family protein has protein sequence MPFIKVDVLREDLNREKKQQLIREISKAVTTVLNKDPHLTHIVINEIEDDNWGYAGEQVTVLKEQGFSTEKK, from the coding sequence ATGCCATTCATAAAAGTAGATGTTTTGCGCGAAGATCTTAATCGCGAAAAAAAACAACAATTAATCAGAGAAATAAGTAAAGCTGTAACAACAGTTTTGAATAAAGATCCACACTTGACACACATCGTGATCAATGAAATAGAAGACGACAACTGGGGATACGCCGGAGAACAGGTTACCGTCCTGAAAGAACAAGGATTTTCAACTGAAAAAAAGTAA
- a CDS encoding nuclear transport factor 2 family protein has translation MKVLLLFAWLFIFPVSSFAQKIKVMKTDTVQETEIRNAIEHYYFKGIYEGNTELLTQVFHKDALLFGDIKGVPYYKTATQYIEGVGSRVSPQKSGKDFKPTIISIDVINTIATAKLNVKMYDFNYYNFITFHKIDGKWLIVNKTLTDVEL, from the coding sequence ATGAAAGTTCTACTATTATTTGCATGGCTGTTTATCTTTCCGGTAAGCAGCTTTGCTCAAAAAATCAAAGTCATGAAAACAGACACAGTACAAGAAACAGAAATAAGAAATGCCATCGAGCACTATTATTTTAAAGGAATCTATGAAGGAAATACCGAGCTTTTGACACAGGTTTTTCATAAAGATGCTCTTCTTTTCGGAGATATAAAAGGAGTTCCTTACTACAAAACCGCCACACAATATATTGAAGGTGTCGGAAGCAGAGTAAGTCCTCAAAAATCGGGTAAAGATTTTAAGCCGACAATCATCTCTATCGACGTGATAAACACGATTGCCACAGCAAAATTAAATGTAAAAATGTATGATTTTAATTACTATAATTTTATAACTTTCCATAAAATTGATGGTAAATGGCTCATCGTCAATAAAACATTAACTGATGTAGAACTTTAA
- a CDS encoding YceI family protein — protein sequence MDTKNFKVNSENSLVEWTGRKVTGAHNGTIEVKEGNFTFENNILSSGKFVINTRSIKILDIDDSETNAQFANHLASDDFFNSDQFPDAVFEIRHAEPGENNFYHVTGNLTIKGITHSLETTLQIVKTNNAAVLDTKIVIDRTKFNIKFRSSNFFSNLGDTLIFNNFDLNVHLVADAINLN from the coding sequence ATGGATACAAAAAATTTTAAAGTAAACAGCGAAAACAGTTTAGTTGAATGGACCGGAAGAAAAGTAACCGGAGCTCACAACGGAACCATCGAAGTAAAAGAAGGCAACTTCACTTTTGAAAACAACATTCTATCTTCAGGAAAATTTGTCATCAACACAAGATCAATTAAAATTCTTGACATCGATGATTCTGAAACAAATGCACAATTCGCCAATCATTTGGCTTCTGATGATTTCTTTAACTCAGATCAGTTTCCTGATGCAGTTTTCGAGATCAGACACGCAGAACCGGGTGAAAACAATTTTTACCACGTAACAGGAAATCTTACCATCAAAGGAATTACACACTCACTGGAAACGACTTTACAGATCGTGAAGACAAACAACGCTGCAGTTTTAGACACTAAAATTGTGATCGACAGAACAAAATTCAATATCAAATTCAGATCATCCAATTTCTTCAGCAATCTTGGAGATACTTTGATCTTCAACAATTTTGATTTGAATGTTCACTTAGTTGCAGACGCAATTAACCTAAATTAA
- a CDS encoding cold-shock protein, producing the protein MQQGTVKFFNETKGFGFITPSTGGQDVFVHTSGLVDNIRENDVVTFDTQNGNKGVNAVNVKIA; encoded by the coding sequence ATGCAACAAGGAACAGTAAAATTCTTTAACGAAACTAAAGGATTTGGTTTTATCACTCCATCAACTGGTGGACAAGACGTTTTCGTACACACTTCAGGTTTAGTAGATAATATTCGTGAAAATGATGTCGTAACATTCGATACACAAAATGGAAACAAAGGTGTTAATGCAGTTAACGTTAAAATAGCGTAA